The genomic DNA agcgacaaatcgcctcttcttcgggggtgactaatctcccagaactgcctcctgccggttagaatgtaaatcaccggcgggattgCAGTCGGTGcgaatcgttttccgaagttgcctcacgaggaaacttcgggcaacttcggaaaatgaagagctccgagtgcaATCCTCAAgggatttcgattctagctggcgggaggcacaccgaagaagaggcgatttatcgccggacgactaaatctcctcgattCTTCAAAACCCTTAGTAGAAAGCCTTCCTAGAAAAGGGTAACTGCTGTTCTAACATAGAACCTTTGGTTTTTGAATGTTGGACAAACAATGTGCCGTATAGTGTGTATCCACAATTCCATGCGCCCAGTGAAAGAACCTTACCAAGAGGAAGCACGATCTCCATTATATTTTGAAAGCCTGTTGTATGCGTGCTCTACATCTGGGTCATTTAGCCAACCAGGTCCATCAACATGATTTTTGAGCTAGTTTTACAGTTCTATGCAAATGCTTACAGATTTGGAAGTAAATCTTTCACATCTTGTCCATGCattttaatcttaaaaaaaaagaaaaaactaaaaactttTGTGATATTGTAGGTGGAGCTGACAGGACTCAGCATCTTTGACTTCACCCATCCATGTGATCATGATGAGATTAGAGAAAATCTAAGCATGAAAACAGGTATGcacttttattttagtttttgatgCCATTAATCCTTATCACATCACATCATAGAATCTGTATAACAAATTGGATATAACTCTTAATAATTAGATTGCTATTTAAAAATGTCTTCACTCCCAACTCTACACTTAACctgctattaaaccagtggatcAGCTCATCCAATGTAATTGAATGTCCAGCCAGCCTACAAACAGCTTTAATCAAGAGCAATTCTATATCTTCACATatccctatatattttatatgaaatatgtacacaggtatgggatctgttatctagaaccccttatccagaaagctcagtattacagaaaggccatctcccatagactccactttatccaaataatacaaattttaaaaaataatttcctttttctctgtaataataaaacagtaccttgtacttgatcccaactaagatataattaatccttattggaatcaaaaccagcctattgggtttatttaatgtttaaatgattttctagtagacctaagagatgaagatccaaattatggaaagatctttcattcggaaaaccccaggtccccagcattctagataacaggtcccatacctgtttttgatTTCCTTGTATGTCCTAGCTAGTGGAAGGtgaattaaatatacaaattgtAAGCTAGGGCTTCAGTTTGCTGTTTGTTGTGTCATCAGAGCACTAGGCGAATGCTCAAAAATAGATGAAACGGAAATAGTCTTTTACCCTTGGTATTAGTATAGTCAGCCAGTAGCTTTTGAAGCTGTACAAGAATTTTATGCAATTGCGTTGTTTAAGTAATAATTCACTTGTCAAGATAATGGTGGGTGATCAGTGGCAGGTGTTTTGACCCTTCCTAAACACGTGACTCCCATTTCACTTAATGCCACCACCCAATGAAGATAGGAATGCTCGATGTCTATACACCATACATTGTACTTATGGTTCCATGTGATGTTGCAACAATAgaactttttttatgtaattttaggCTCTGGTAAGAAGAACAAGGAAGCAAATACAGAACATGATTTCTTCATGAGGATGAAATGTACAGTTACCAACAGAGGAAGGACCGTGAATCTAAAGTCTGCCACGTGGAAGGTAAGGGCTTTGTCTATGGAATGGGAATCCTTGTTCTGTTATCTCATGGAATTCAGGATTGGTTCAACTATAAGGcatgccggcgatttacattctagccggtgggatcGCACTCGGATTGCTACGTCCTTCTAAAGTCGCCTGAAGattcctggtgaggcaactttgggtgacttcggaaaatgaagcgatccgagtgccatcctgcctgcgatttacattctagccggcgggaaggcatttcagagagattagttgcccgaagaagaggtgatttgtcgctgggtgactaatctccccaagtagccatgtgtgccaccaccctaagggttagggcacacccagagattcggggaggtttagtTGCATTGGTGCaggcgtttttttcattaaagctggCGGAAgccacggggaagcagttcagggagattagttgccccaaagaagaggtgattagtcgccgagggatttaatctccccaaatctgcaggTGTGTCCTTATCCTAAAGGGTAAGAGGGAGCAGCCTGAGAAATAAGATGAGATTCTGGGTACCATCAATGCTGCTCATATTGGGACAACCAGTGGTACAGGGATAAAGAATGGTCACCAGGGCATAGAGTACTGAGTCGTATAACTGTACATTACAGTTGTTTGCAATCTGGGTTAGCAACACCTTCACAGAATTTAGAAACGGgaacaattttatattttcatgcatgggaacaattgaaaaaaaatgtacaatgtagGTTTCACTTGATTTACTGTAGTTTCATCTGTATCCCTTGCAAGGTTCTACACTGCACTGGCCACGTGAAGGCATACAACTCCTACCATCCACATTCTCTTTGTGGGTACAAAGAACCCATACTCAGCTGCCTCATCATGATGTGTCAGCCTATCCAGCACCCATCCAACATTGACATCCCACTGGACAGTAAGACCTTCTTGAGCCGCCACAGCATGGACATGAAGTTCTCTTACTGCGATGACAGGTGAGAGAACTTGGGTGTTAATAGTCTTTTGCTTCGCACTGGGGAATTATTCTGCTTCTAACTGTGCTTGAATGTGAGGGAACGTTCtacaaaaaaagctaaatcaaaTATAAAGGGCTTTTCATTGCCAAAATGgtcattattttgcatttttctcaTGAAATATTGTCCtttatcctttttattttctttcccttGGGTAACTAACAACTTGATTGATATGGTCTGCTTTCAGCagtacataaatacaaataaggtTAGGTGCACCTCGATACAAATTCAGATGGATGAATGAATTGCCTGATTTGGGACAATCATTTCAGAatcccccccccaacaaaaacaATGCTTAACCCAACATGAATGGGGTGTTGTAATTGGTGGCAACTAAATCAGATGATTAGAGACTTAATCAAGCATATAGTGGGCATTATGCATTAAATTTGCCTAATCTGTATGTAAATTTCTGACCACACCAAAGATCTTCAGTTAAATCCATAACACCACCCATACAGAGGGGTCTTTAAGTCACGAGGGCCAGCTTGAATCACAGTACAGCAAAGCAACAATTCATGTTGTACTCGGTAAAACAGCATCCTCTAATGGGGTGTTTTATAGCATGCAGAAAGGCTTTCAGTAATTATCTTACCACTAAGCAGATAATCTATGGCATTTTACTGCAGGTGGTAAAGGTCAGTAAGCAGATATGTGAACAAGAATGGGCATGTAGGTAATAGTGTAATCTGAATCTCACATCTCATCAAGTTGACATGTCCAAGTATTTACATGTTCTTCTATAATCGTCTCCATATTAAGCTTTGGCTCCAgtcactggggcagatttactaaagggcgaagtggctaatgctagaaattacatccgcagggacatcagcaatttactaaaaggcgcagatgacaattcactagcgaaagagaccgttgctagtgTTTGTTTCGCACTCTATCGCAatgcgacttttcactctggaatggtcgttgctccgaaaattcactaaagtgcggattttacggaacgttacctctttcgccagagttgacttcaccacctcagaccagacgaactgttaaaatgaagctacatcttcctcaatcttatgtcgcttacatcatatcttgtctgacgaaaatgcattaaagttgaaaaaacactgttcacttttcctttttttaagcgggattgcctgcaaaagtgttaaattaaacttttttgggttaagatttttccccagacatttgagggccattgTTTGAGGGCTATtgtctcatgtctagggcattagacaatctcttttgtctttatttcgcTTTCTTGGacgtttgtaataaaaagtggccacttcaagaatttgcaccaacatctctaataaagacgtccatacaactttaatgtacccgccctattcaaattgacctaagcataagatcaGTAgagacttttcgctaggcataaacaagtgccagcgttcggcgcccaggacgcaacttcgaattttagtgaatcagcatagtggtaacaaatttgtgcctggtcgctggtgacaattcgccctttagtaaatctgcccctgacttGAGGTCAGGTTTATCGTAGTTGTGCTGGGGCCTTGGCGAAACAGGCATTGTAGGGCCCTGTAATTAATATAAAGTAGCCTTAAGCTCAATATGGGTTGCTGTAAGTTCTATTTCACCATCAAATAAAGGACTGAAGATTGTTTATCATTGACATATAGTGCTACTGTTACCATGCCCTTTTTACCATCATGAACTATCACCATCTTACTAAACCTGCCTTGTCCCACTCTTTCCACTATGGGGGCCCAGGGAAGGCATCCCGGTAAGTAAAGTCAGCTGTGACTGAGGTATAGGGAATGATCCCCTATGGCTGATATGCACAACCATAAACGTGTCTGTTACTGTATGTAACTCACTTATGACAATTAATAACTATTTCCTTTATTAACTTCTTTTTAATTGGGTTGTCCATGTCACTTTGCTGTAATTCATGCCTGCGGTTGAGCAGCTGCTCTTTGGCTAGACCATTCGTGTTCATAATTGTGAGGCAGCCACAGAGCAGTATTTACAATTCACAGGTCTATGTCGTCCAGCCCTGATTTTACCCTCTCCTAATTCTGTTACCCTTCACAACATGGTGCTCATTATTATCTATAGTATTACTTGCCTACCCCTATCCAACCAGGAAATATTTAGGGCCCTTATTTGTAGAAGTTATTGTCAGAGTATGTTATAATCCAATCCTGAACTTGGACACAGTTCATTAAAGTGGAACTTGTGGATCCAAAAtgctgcctttttgatttttatatatGCAGCTTATATTATCTGTTTAACAAATATTATGAAAGATGGTACTGTGTTTACCACCAGATATAGGGGTAATGAAATCCAATACGGGTTACTAGACCTTGGCAAGCCAATCATCTACTCGGGTTTTTATTCTAGAGCTTAGTCCAAACCATTCATTCATAGGTAACGTATTGATTGCTGCCTCCACAACTTTTTGATCACCACCTCCACTCAACAGGCAAACGGGTATTCCTTATGtggaaatacaaaatgtatttggatcagtgagtgatccccaaccagtggcttggatgttgctcccagtggcctcaaagcaggtgcttatttttcaattcctgtcttggaggcaagttttggttgtataaagagACTCCTGTGGGCTGTCAGTGCACATAGGgactatcaaatggccaatcacagcccttatttggcatctccaggaacGTTTTTAtgctcatgttgctccccaactctttttacatttgaatgtagctcacggataaaaaaaaaaaggttggggacccctggtgtagatcATACTGTGGCCCACATGGGACTATCTTGTATCATTGTGTTCATTctcaaaaatgtacatttaaatgctGCTCATTGTATATAAAGGATTGTGTATCTCAATACCTTGGTACATACCTACCTGCTaatagtagtattagtagtactACAACACCTAGCCTAAGGTTGTCAGTGAGTGCTGGGAGATGGTTGGCAGCACACTGTCATTGCCTGGTTCTAAAGCCAATTCTAAGAgtcagttttatttaaataaaggctTGTGCTCTATTGAAGTACAGCTGTACTGAATTCAGTTAAATCTTTGATTTAACCCATTTTCCTAGAGAAAAAGGACATGGAGTTTCATATTTGatctaagagaaaaaaaaatggtttgtttatGCTGTTATTTTGGTCCCTGCTGTTGGGCTGAATTTGTTGATGAGCTATCATGTGACAAAAGCTATTTTAATGAGTCAATAATTAACACATTTTAGTTAACAAAACACGATGGCCCTGAACAAAGagccttgttttttttatgatttttgcctGGGTGCACCCTCTTACTGTAAACTTCATTAGGACACAAGAAAATTCTGCAGATTTTCAGCCAATGGATTGCCTGTATTGTTCCACACCACCCATGTAAAATTCCCACCCGTTTGTGAGATGAAGATCACGGGACTTTTATATTTCAAGGGGCTTTGTgtaaattgtttaaattatttaacatttataaaaagCAGCATATTTATCTAGCCCcaaaattattaaataatgagaaaattcTAATTACATTAAAAGAAGTTAGAATGAAGTCTGGGTTGAATGTCTTCAAACCCATCATGAAGGTGAAACTAGGGTCTTCATAATTTATAGACTTTTATAGGTCTGTAACAATATTATTAGAACAGTCTGAGTATTGGTATTTGTTTCCCTTTTTAGAATAACTGAATTGATTGGATACCATCCAGAGGAACTGCTTGGACGGTCTGCGTACGAGTTTTATCACGCTTTGGATTCCGAGAGCATGACTAAGAGCCACCAGAACTGTAAGTTGCAACAAATATTCCTTTGTATCTCTTATTTCTCTTTTCCAAAACTTAGATGGACCCAGGCCCAGATATTAGCAACTCATCCACAGATTTCTGGGGACAACTTAAATGCAGTCATTATCACTGATCTGAGACACGTTGTAACACATGTTATTGCTTCACAATTAGTGTGTCGGCTTTGATACCGGGAAGCATCACACCTCATTTCATTTACATAATGCTCAAATGTTTCATCATCATATTAGGCTATATTTGTGTTACTATGGTTTCAATAGGTTAAGCACTTTATGGAGCTGAGGTTGATACTTCTTTTGGCATAAGGTTTGCTTGTATGTCATCAATGTATCTATTCATAACTATCCATAACAgtgattttcagattttccaaCCAGCTTTGTTGGCTCCATTGGCTGCAAGCATCAATAGTGCTTTCTAAATTGTGGGGCCTTGGAGTGGAGGAAGGCTTAGCCTGAATGCTAGTTACTATGTTTTATTTGCGTgtttagatacacctgaaagcccaggttAAAGGGAGATTAgagtgacatagtaacatagtaaattacgttgaaaaaagatacaggtccatcaagttcaaccttttatgtttatatataacctgcctaactgctagttgatccagaggaaggcaaaaaccccaattataagcctctccaatttcccTCGGGGGAGGGGGAAACATacttgactccaagatggcaatcgggccagtccctggataaacttgtactatgagctatcttccataaccctgtattccctcccttgctaaaaagccatccaaccccttcttaaagctatctaatgtatcagcctgtaccactgattcaaagagagaattccacatcttcaaagctctcactgtaaaaaaaacccttccgaatatttagccggaacctcctttcttcttataggaatgggtgacctcttgtcagctggaaggacctactggtaaataaagcattagagagactattatatgatccccttatatatttatacatagttatcatatcaccccttaagctcctcttctccagcatgaagaTATGAGGAGAAAGGCTAATTGTTCATGCTATGCTTCACATTATGAAAGACCCCATACGTTCATTGTGgataatactgtatatcccatAGCTGTTTCCTTTTGGTTAGGCAATGCACATATACAGCAACCATCTTATCCACAGTTGTCTTCTTACTGCCTTCACCAACAGTCTCCATTGAATGTGCCTACTTAATACAAGAACTTAGCTGAAAGGGCACCAAAGATTGTTCCATATAATGAATTTAACATGAAGCAAAGCAGCAGATATCAAACACTGATAACTAATGCAGAGTTGCAGAAGGGTCTGTGTTGTTTATGTTGCTCCATGAGAACATTGtgtactttttaaagaaaaaaaaaagtgagagatGAAAGAGGTAAAAGCCATTATGTAATCCACCAGAAGGCCCCCTTGCTAATGACTGACGCTGACACCGTGCTTATTAGAAGGACAATTATGTGCCATAAAACAGAACAGAGCATGGTTGCTCCATGGATTCTAGATATACTGAATCACAGAGGTCCAAGTTTAACCCGTCATTAGATGGAATAACAGCTTATTAccaaaaaagaaatcaaaacatttgAAAGAGTTTTAGTTCATTGTGTCCGTGATTGTGTTATTTTGAGAATTAGTATTATGAATTCTGTTGGAAACTCTAGGAGGACTTTGttattctttcttttgttttgtttctattttgCTGGCACATAGAATACCTGTAGTTAGGagattaataggggagggtctaaTGACTGAGTAGAGGATTACAtgcatttaaagtaattaattctGTTTGTTATACATGAGTAATGCAAGGAGAAGTATTACATCTGCGCTGTTAATTGTTGGCTTGCAATAGTTTCAACTACACATTGGAAGTCATCAAAGTATATTAAAGTGGCTTTTACCTCCTCCTTAATATCCCAGGTACAGCATGCTGGGCTTTTATGTTTTCAGCTTCTGTACCACCCGAAGACCAAAAGTTCTTTAGCAGTGAATATCTGTACCTCtcagcttcccaacagctgcccagagtcCACTGAGCAAGTGCAATGCCAGTGACACTCAAGAAATGGGTTTACTAGATCCAAGATGGAAGCTGCTGGAAAATTTGAAGGCACTGGTCATTTTTTACCTGCCCAAGACCAAAAGATCTGTGTttcttagcttcccaacagctgcccagagcccactgagcatgtgcagtgtcactgactctCAAGAGATGGGTTTACAAGATTCATAATGGGGAGTTGCTGTTAAATTTGAATGCATTTGTCAGCCCAAGACAAACaaaccctttagcagtgaagatctgtggcTTGTAGCTTCCatacagctgcccagagcatgtgcagtgccactgactctcaAGAGATGGGGTTACAAGagccaagatggggagctgcttcCACATTGGAAGGCTTTGgccattactgttatagggatACTGAATCTATGAGCTGGTACAGCAAGTTCAATGTGTAAAATACAGCTTTTGTAGCCATATTTCCTTTTTGGTTCTACAGGTACtttaacaaaaaattaatttgggcACAAAAGCCCCTACTTATATTTGGTAATAAATGGGTGATGTTTCCTACTCAACCCCAACCTTTTCTTGATATGTTTGTTAATATAACTCATACAAATGTGATGTAAGCTATTTTTGTTCTCATGTGGGTGGGGGCATAACAATAAAAATTACTCTGATTTTGTCAATATGGTTGCTTCGGCAACAGCTAAATCTTATTTGCTTGGTTAATCtgtttatctgttattttttcCCTGGCCTCCTTGCAGAATAAACCAGAGACAAGTATTTAGGTCTTGCATAGAGAATGTGTGCCTTAGGTAGGCAGTATTATATAGATTATAGAGCAAACTCCCTTTACCTATTGCTGGACTAACAGTCCTGGCATTTTAAGCGAAGAAGAACAAGCTGAAGGAGATAAAGTGTGTAATTTATCTATGGAATTGCCAAGCTTACTATTCTGATAAGTAGTAAAAAATAGACTCCTGTGCCTTTATTTCAGTGGTAGAGCCTAAAAAAGACAGTGGACCATTGACTGCTGCATTGGAACACTGTGTAGAGAAAGGCAGACAATTTACAATTACATTCATAATCTATGGGCTCACAATCTGCCTGCAGATATCTCAGAAATATCCTTACTAGATCAATAGTGATCACATCATCATGGAATAATATTAGCAAATACATtatcttgtgttatctttgaATATCTACACAAAGCTGACTGTAGACATCCCTGTCTCTCTgtatatttttcatagtttttacctAAACTGCCTCTTCagaattacaaataaatacatttatatgttaaGGTGGCCcgacaaaaaaaaatgcctaCTTGGCCCCAACAAACCAAGTCTGGCCTTTATGTATTGATATGGAGGACAGCTCGTTGCTTGATGAGTCCCTGTAAGCCTATAGTACCCAACCAATGATATAATCAGACAAACTGGACAGCCCAGGTGTGGGTGTCACCTGTGGGTGAATATTTCAGTGTATGTTCATCTTAATTATAAGGTTTCTTTTATAACACATGTGgctcattttgttgttttttgtatttattttagtttgtgtATTTTCATTGCCTTCTCAATGTATTTTATTAGTGTGTACCAAAGGCCAAGTGGTCACTGGCCAGTATCGGATGCTTGCAAAACATGGAGGCTACTTATGGGTGGAAACTCAAGGTACAGTTATATACAACACACGCAACTCTCAACCGCAGTGCATCGTGTGTGTCAACTACGTTCTCAGGTAAGACAGCAGTCAGTATAGGGCATGTCTGAAGCTCATATCTGTAGCTAATAAAGAATGCTTCTTTATGAAAGAGTATACCATTTGGGTAGTAGAGAGACACCTTTGGGCTTCCCTACTGCCacccaagtgtattttatttgctAACAAAGGTGCAAAACCTTACCCAATGAAAACAATAGAATTTGCTTTGACGTAGTAGTCTGATTTCAACGGATTGTTCCAAAGGGACAACTTCAACAAAACTTCTTAGACACGGTGTAATCACTGGTGTTCTCTGTGGGTTCACAGATATAACAGGAATGTTTGTTTTATCTGTGTGTTTAAGATATTTGCAGGTGTTCATTTTaagacatttgtagcctaatAGGTATATACACAATTTTCCAACAGTGAAATTGAGAAGAATGATGTTGTGTTCTCCATGGACCAAACTGAATCCTTGTTCAAGCCCCATTTTATGACCATGAACTCCATCTTCAGCAGCTCCGTTGAAGAAAAGAGTGACTTCCTGTTCACTAAACTTAAAGAGGAGCCTGAGGACCTTGCCCAGCTGGCACCCACACCCGGGGATGAAATTGTTTCATTGGACTTTGGTGAGTCTGAGACTTAATCAGTTAATTTGATGATTATGACACATCTGTTCTAAGTGAAACTATGCTTAGTGCCACATCTTAAGCTGCTGATAATCATTATGACTTGgtcttgtatatttgtattattttggtaTTCCAATAAAAAATGATCTTCTATCTTTCCAGGTTCACAGCCATTTGATGAATCAGCTAGCTTTAACAGTGTCCAGACAAGTCCAAGCAAGCAATGGCCTTTGGAAGTCAAGAACCTAAATACCCAGGTTGACATAATAAATCTTCCGTGCTTCAAAGCACCTCAAGTAGCCCCAGGAAACAGCACCCCCAGTGCTAGCAGCAACAGCACATGTTCTACGGTGAGATCGCTTACGTTCTATATCTTTTAGACCAACAACCAGTCTTCAGATATAGCCATAATTACTGTACATTCCAAATCATTTAACATTGTTTTCACTCTATTGCAGGTTGGTTGGTTTTGATTTATATAGAACCACCATGTTTTGCCGTAATTTAGAATTCCAAAATAGGGACAGATCTGCCCCATTGTTACAGTTGAAACATTATAATATAAAAGCATGGCATTTAACATCCTTGACCAATAGATTTTTAGCAGTGACTATGATGATGGGGGGGGCACTTTTTGGAGGAACAGTTGACGATTGTTTTTTCAATCCCGAATCTGAACTGAAACATTATTCACGCaccatttctgtttatttatttggaGTTGTAAGTCTCATAATCTAAAATCTAGGTCTTGGCTGCAAATAATTGTCTAATGTGTAATAATCATGTTGACCTAGTTATATTGTAAAGGCTTCACTGTAATGGGATTTATCTCTGAATTTAGGAAATAGGCTTAACAGCTGAGTTTGTTGGGCGGTTCTAAAGTACACAAATAGCAAGCCTTTCATAGAGAAAAGCCATAGATTCACTGTGCATATTAAAACTCAGAAGGGGTCACATTATTAGCCCTGATATTTATTCACTGTTGTTCCGGATCATGGCTCGATACATAGTAATGAGCAGATGTCCACCAGAAAAACTTTCTATGTCTGGGGACCTTCAACTTTGCAACGGCTAGAAGTGGAGCAGATAAACATTTCTGCCTCTAATTATGTACCTAAGCCCCAGTTTTGCTTGTTGATATAATACAGAACAATTATTTAACTAAGTAGGTCACTCATTCCAAAGGTCTGTCCATATCTCCTCAATAAACCTCCAACAATTTCCTTATACATCATTCTTGTCGTATAATCAAAGGGAAAACCCCCAGCAACAAATGGGAAGCACTTTACGTCATGACCAGTCTTATATTTTCTCTTGCATTTCTAAATCATAGATTGTGCTTCTCTTTATAACACAGACTCTTTTCAATTTTAGCCAAGCAGTCCAGAAGCATATTACTCGTCTTTGGATGAAGATCTCAAGATTGAATTGATTGAGAAACTTTTTGCTATGGATACTGAGGCAAAGAATCAGTGTAACACCACTCAGGTAGAACCATAGTAGCATATTTTGTCTCTGTATTAACTTTACCAAAAGGAAGCTGAAAAACTGCCCAGAATGGGACGATTGAGCTGAACCTGGTTTTATGGATCTTCTACGTAATAAAAAAGGCAGACTGACACAACAAAGCCATAAACAGTCTATTATGTGATGCGTATATGAGCAGCCAatcaaaaaaaaacctgattaaaTTTAAATGTCCAAATTAGATCATTGGGTCTCAGTTTCCCCCCAAAGCTACTGATCCGCATTTAACTTCAAAAAGCTTAGGTTTGACATTATCATAAAACATTTTGGGTTGCTGCTGTCATACTCATGCTGTTGGGTTGATCAGTCTTTTTATTGATTCCTCTAGAATGACTTTAAAGACCTGGACCTGGAAACCCTCGCTCCATACATTCCCATGGATGGTGAAGACTTCCAACTAAATCCTATCTGTCAAGAAGAAAGCACAATCAATGACACCCCTCAAATCACCCAGCAGAATTTAAGTAGCATAAGCTCGCTCTTCCAGCCAAGCACCCGA from Xenopus laevis strain J_2021 chromosome 5S, Xenopus_laevis_v10.1, whole genome shotgun sequence includes the following:
- the epas1.S gene encoding endothelial PAS domain protein 1 S homeolog (The RefSeq protein has 2 substitutions, 1 non-frameshifting indel compared to this genomic sequence), giving the protein MTADKEKKRNSSERRKEKSRDAARCRRSKETEVFYELAHQLPLPQSISAHLDKASIMRLTISFLRTHKVLSSVCVDRNIETDSEKEMDNLYLKALEGFVAVVTQDGDMIFLSENVNKYLGLTQVELTGLSIFDFTHPCDHDEIRENLSMKTGLGSGKKNKEANTEHDFFMRMKCTVTNRGRTVNLKSATWKVLHCTGHVKAYNSYHPHSLCGYKEPILSCLIMMCQPIQHPSNIDIPLDSKTFLSRHSMDMKFSYCDDRITELIGYHPEELLGRSAYEFYHALDSESMTKSHQNLCTKGQVVTGQYRMLAKHGGYLWVETQGTVIYNTRNSQPQCIVCVNYVLSEIEKNDVVFSMDQTESLFKPHFMTMNSIFSSSVEEKSDFLFTKLKEEPEDLAQLAPTPGDEIVSLDFGSQPFDESASFNSVQTSPSKQWPLEVKNLNTQVDIINLPCFKAPQVAPGNSTPSASSNSTCSTPSSPEAYYSSLDEDLKIELIEKLFAMDTEAKNQCNTTKNDFKDLDLETLAPYIPMDGEDFQLNPICQEESTINDTPQITQQNLSSISSLFQPSTRSPQNQFLQQKICQPSTAKSNNGSPDPLPPILFNNEKKALPLTTYHSGASTLLPPMGGRPSVQWPPDPPVSYMSNKWRFVEQYNGSLTSLPTGPPIHLHNVPLYKQRSLESFGQRGKDLHPAEIPFCNSMKRKRPLDYGEHGYPQIDVGELREGSNALLMWKRMKALKSGSCPLVAERKSLSTSVLNDGFICNRHRELNQPINQQQQCVAPPRDGRKPAYSNPFFNCSYHDYNVQQTEKMKGLTSCLIGPSFESYLLPELTRYDCEVNVPVLGNSRLLQGSDLLRALDQTT